The genomic stretch TTCTCTCCTTACTTTTTCGTCTCCTCGTCTTTTCCCCTCCTCACCCTTTTCTCTCCACTTTTTTTGCTCTCCTCACTTCTTTCTCTCCTCACCTTTTACtctccttttttttctctcctctctttttttctcttctctctttttttctctcctctctttttttctctccttTCTTTTTGCTCTCTCctcttatttttctcttttcacttttttctgaCCTCATATTTTTCTATCCTCACTTTCTCACTTCTCATTTATTTCTCTCCTTACTCCTAACCTTTTTCTCTGTTTacttctctttttttctctccttttctcttttttcttttaacttttcttCCTTCTCACTCCTTTTTCAATCTTTTCTTTCCTCACTCTTTTCGCTTCTCAATATTTTTGTTCCTCAATCTtttcttttctcattttctCTCCACTCTTTGCTTAACTCACTTTTTTCCCATCTTTCTTTTCTCCCTTCTTTCTCTCCTCCACTCTCTCTTTTCTCCACTCTCTCTTTTCTAAATTCTCTCGTTTCTCCCCGCTCTCCTTCTTCCTTTTCTCTTTTCTCCCGTCTTTTTTATACCCtatttttcttttctctccTCTTTTTATCTTTCGTTTCGTTTTTGAACCTCTTTCTTTCACTTCTCTATCTATTCTCTTTCCTCTATTTTCTCCCATGCTTCTTGTTTTTCTGCACATACTTTTTTGCTCGCAATACTAATACTAACGGACCTCCCAGTTGGcctcgaagtacgatgctggtctaacaagccaattgtcgtgagttcgagtctcggctcgagaggtactgttagtgtcagtaggatcgtagcgctagccccgcaattgtcctgtacactgaacagttggctgcgaagtctgtgtataaggaacagaaggtcgagtccataatcggaatgtagcaccaaggctttgctctaCTAAAACTAACGCAATACAGTCAAGTTGTTTAACGTGGGTTGTTTTTGCAAGAACTCAAAAACGATACAAGATAttgacctcatttcaatcacgattTCCGTTTTAGAACAAAAGTTATTATATATGAGTTTAAAAAACACACAAATTTTAGTGTAAATACTGGAAATTTATAACATTGCATTTTCTACGTtatttttcaactcaatttagtcTTTCTTTACgtggttccatacaaatttggaacgtatcCCCGGCATAAAAAAGACGGACTGTATTCTCTAATCGCTAAATCTTGATATTTCCTCattatttcttttttctcttctctactctactctattcACCTCTTTACTCTCTTCACCCATCAACCTTCTCTACTCTTCTACAGCCAAATGGAATGGAAAGAGAGGAAAGAACGGTTTTTAATCTCCAATCTATGGTAGATCAATCTACATGGACCCCTTTCCTTTATTAACCTAGAATGGACCACTCCTCAGACTAACTGAATTTCTCTGAACATAATTCGTAATTTAAAAATGTTCATGATGCAGAATGGCTGGTTAAGATGTTTCCTGATGGAAAATTTCTGAAAATTCCTCGGGTTTTTGCTTTAATTGAGTCAATCTGACgaatggtccactataggataATTTACCCTGCCTTCCTTTCGCAGAGCACACCTcttcaattcaaaatcaaatTGAAGTAGAGTAAATTAACCTATGGTGGACCTCCTTATTTTATTattctatagtggaccacctatCAGATTAACTCCATTTCTCTTAACATTAATCGAAATTTATAAATGTATATGATGCAGATTGGATGTCCACTTATAGGTTAGTTCACCCTAGTGTTTTGAATCTTATTTTAGTGGCGGGGAAACATAGTGTAAAACTACCTTGGATGAACCACGCTCGCTAGTGGACCACCGGTCAAATTACTTTAATTTAGGCGAAAACTCAAGGGATTTCCAGAATGCTTCGTCGGGAAACATCTAATGCTTATCTACAACATAATCAtcacaaacatttgaaaatttttttttcgaaggaaTAGAGAGTATTTGTCAGGGTGGTCTTTAGTGGacccctcttctataagggagcacccgtcagattaactcagtTTAGGCGAAAACTCGAAGGATTGTTAGAAAACTTTCATCTGAAACATCTTATCTAGCCAATCTGCatccgatttatgttaagagaaattaaGTTAATCTCACAAAAGTTTTTCTATAGAAAAGGAGTCCCccataggttaatttaccctacttgTTAGAAGTCTCGACTGTCAAGCAAATTCACATATGCTGTAATAAGGAATTATCCTATACTGGACCccttccttatagtggaccactcgtcagattaactcaattttcttccacataaattggaattcataaatgtttctcgtgatttaCATACTGATTgcctggataagatgtttcccgatggaagttttcgcATAAGTTGtgttaatctggcgggtggttAATATACCCTTAATTCCattttatgttaagagaaatagagttaatctgacgagtgtTCCACTATATGAGGAGGTCCGCTATGAATGACTTTCCCTATGACAAACCATTTCGGTTAAAAATTTAACTGGTGACTGTAGACGGAATCACAGCATGGGAGGGCCGACGGTTTCCTCCTGTGTACTATCGCAATTCGGGAAATGAAATACAGTAAAATACCGTTAATTTTTCTACTAACCTGCGATTAATTATTGTGAAACTGCTAAACCAGCATTAGAGCACCTGAATCACTCAATTTGCATATTTGGTTTTACCATGACCTTAAAAACGTTTTAATCTtgctttttttcatataactaTTTTTTCTTTCCGGATGTTGTTTAtgaatcggccatattggaaaaaaaattgctagccagtaggtttgtttataaacaactagggcataaaaattatcgcatctcaaaatatatcatttggatgcatttaaattataaatatggcaatgctacataccttgctaccaatattcaataatttaagaaacaatttccaacTTAAAACACCTGAATTTACGGTTTTCAATTGCCTAGTTAGTGAGaatatatcaacaaacacgaaaaagttattcgctgttTCATAGTGATGCctcgtctccaaccctccaaagtgaaaaaacgcttcctcacccCGCGCCTACTGTTTGAttaaaccgttacaccatgttcttTTCATCATGAAGTTAACTGCTAATGTTAAGCTGTGCGCCCGTGTTGTCAGGACTGTCAGTAGCAGGCTGCGCTAGCATTCAGAGCAACTAGTTTGAAATTGATTATGTGAGTTAGTTGTTACATTTCAAATGTGACAAGATTTTAGTGGTTTGAGCTGATCATTAAGCCTTTTTTAAGAGCAGGTGATATgacaattataaaaaaatgtttatggtGATATAAACAAGTACAAATGATTAAGTTGATAATTCTGTTGAATTATATGgcatcaaaataaaattaaaaatcttaTAACCATGTACTGTTAACAATGATAAAATAATGCTTGGATTGGaatttaaagattttttttatcaaaaatagtatttatttttcaattcaaatgcaATTAGAGAAATAAATACTACTGAAACAAAGAAAACatgaattataacaaaaatctgcacaaagCTCTACGCCTGTTCTGGCCTGAACTCGCATCTGCTATATTATATCAATCACgaaataattgaataatttcgCATCTTTCGCTATAGGAATGATATGAATAAATTGAACAAATAGAATCAAAAATGTGCCGAGACTCGAGAGCGTATTCAATAAAATTCACGCTGAAGTTTCCCCGTTATGGTTACGTATGATTTAATTGTTAAAataacatacaaaaaaaaaaggttgtaCAAATTTCTCAGTACACAAAGTAGAGAGTATTAATTCAATTTGCTTCAATTGTCGTTTCGCAGAAGAAGCATTTAAATTCATACATTCTTGTAGAAAAACTTATGTGTTCATGTTACTCCACGCATCAGCAGTGACCAGGAATGTATCTGCGGCATTCCTAATACTGCGATACAATAATTAAATTCTCGCCAGTGAAGCTCTCCTGGGCAAGCACTGATTGAGTGGATGAAATATTTACCCGCAATTCCGGGTAAATCCGGTTGAAATCTTTTCTACGAGTGCTCGCACGCGACTCAACTCATCCGAACCAAATTTCCACgaagttttttatttgcataTCGGATGTCGACATTCTCAATTCGAGTTGGGATCAAATGTGTGCCATTGATGGCGATGAAGCCTGGTATGACGACTGAATGCTTCTGTTTTATTTACTGATAACCGGCGCATCGGTGATACGGGTTGGAGCTCAAACCGTTCCATGTGGGAACGGCTGCCTTCATTTGCGggctgatgatttttttttttgctttgcttcGAAATACAAATCAGTCCCGTTGCGGCACTTTACCGAATgactggaaaaattattattttttgcgcCGGTTTCTCAAATCAACTCCCGGCGAAATGAATTTTCAATGTTTGATCACAGATTTCTGGTATTAAAATCATCTGCTTCCATCCACTCAGAAACGAAAAGCAATTGAATGACTGGCGGAAAACTAATTCAGTTCAACATTCAGTTTATCACGCTATCtctattaatattttctctCAGTTCGAAAACAGTCTGCTGCTTTTATACTTCTCAAATATTcatatataatttaaatatataACGCGAATTATGGAATTGAGTTTCAAAACTTGATAATAAAAAGTCTGAAAAACCTGTGAATATTTCGGAAATTGAAAGCGAAGTTTAAAAACCGGTTTTAAAACATGCAATAAAAGTAATATTCTAATATTCGAGAGAGGGTATCTTTGCATCACagagtcattgttctgcgataatCCAAGCGTTTCCATTGGAGAAAAAAGTTCTATAGTGTCATATGCGAAGCAATTTGACCACAGACATTTCATGGCGAAACCtaattattcaattttctcGGTCTGAAAATTCTCTTCCTGCTTCACAcaattttgacgcaaaaaatTGCCCCGAGATTTGCTTTCTTTGTTCGAGTTAAATTGTTCCTGTTTGACGGCATTTCGAGCGAATCTGGCTCGATTTTCGCAAAAGCCGGTTCGCTATAAGTTGCTATGTATATATTGTATAAATTAATGCTGAATTTCGCGCTGCTCATACCAACGATGTGACATCAAGCAAGGAATAACTGCTGTACAATAACGCTAGTTGAAGTCCGATCCGATGTTCGATCTATAAACAGCGTAGCCGAATGCATGTCTGCACATCCGGTGCCGGTCACACCGTTCTTGGAAGCTGTTTTCGAGTTATTCAGCACTCCACACTTTGATGATGTTTGCTATCTGGGAAAGCTAAACGCTGATGGCATTGTGACTTCAAACAACAACAAACCGACTAAAGTGGTTTCTGAAATAGAAATGCGACGCAACGCACCAGTAACGAGATTGCGTTGGTGTTTGGTGTGCGCTTCCATGACACTCAAAATTACACTGGAAATAGAACTGACCCGTGCAGCGTAGGGAAAAAATGGTGACGCTCAAATGCTGTTTGCGCGTTCATAAAGTGCAGTACTTCGAATGCATCAACaaatatatcaaatttatttCGACAGCGTGCAAAATAATAAATGCAGGgtaaagtttcattcaattgtAATGTAACAACTACAACAGTATTTCTTTTATCAGATAATATTGTGATTGGGTTACATTGATACAAAAACGGAAGTAAACCAAACATCGATTGATAGAGTTTCCGTTGAGAGGCGTGCAGAGGGAAAGGGTCGATGAACAATGACAGAGCAGCTTGAAATTTTGTTCGTAGTCACTAATAACTAGTCAgtctatacaccagagagacgccgagacactcaccgttaaggcaactgtcaacatcaaaacgggcgagctgtataattgtgcattgccgttatccgttttgatgttgacagttgccttaacggtgagtgtcttgtcatttctctaatatacaggttccctacTAATAACATAACCTCTCTTTGGTGAATTTTTATTCAttacttatagcgaatttcgtTTTTACCAGAGCCCACTTTGTTTTGACATGTAGCCAATTAAACTGCTGTTAAAACATTCATTTATTCGCTCAGTTTCTACTCAGTGTTGATCTAGTATCCCCTCCAAAGCGCATGATTATCTTTTTCAGCTGCTAAATATTGAATCTCTAAATCGCTTCATTCCCTCGTTCAACAGGGAGTTCATGTACCTTTTTATGGTTAGCAAAATTATGATCAGTTGTGGCAAAAGTATTTAAAACTGAACATAAACATAAGATTTAACACCTCCACGATATTTTTGTTGCACTTCCAGGCCcagatttgagggggggggcaaGAGGGCgaatgccccgggcctttcgACTCGAGGGGCCTCTAACCATAAGTCATAACAAACAAGACGTCACCTGCCAGCGAAGGGTGAAATCATTGCACAATTTGCAATAATTTTTCATCTTAATGTTCAAGCAAAAAGACCCCACGAACACATCTGCCCCGGTCCCTCCAATGCCCAAATCAGGCCCTGTGCACTTCATTATTTCTCTGCACTTTCGTCGTCACCACGAATTATACGATTCGAATGAAAAAGTCAGTCAACATTGCACTTTGAGAAGAAATTCAAATCCATTTTTTACCACTGATCTGTCCACCCAACCTAGCGAGTCGGGATCATTAATTTGGTGACAGCTGGAcaaatttttcacaaaaaaacgcCGTTTGATTGTTTTTATATTCTGCTCAAAATGTTTCCTAACTTCTTATCATAAAGAGCAATTCCATGCAAAATGACCTACGCTCGAATAtcgactatttttttttatttgaatgacatTTGGCAATCGTATTTGAGCAAATTAAGTACTTTTCGCTGGTGGAAGAAATTTTCTGACTCAAGACCAATTTCCTAAAAGGGAGTAGGTATGCATTTCGGCCTAAGTTTTGTTCAAAGCATCGTAGCTCAGAAACTATTGGTTGTacaaaaaaactgtctgagaacaaATTGTAGGGAACTAACAGagctttacaaaaaaaatatacaaaatgaaaaaaattgttgacaaacgctaaattttatttaaacaaaaaggttgatttttttcttattttgtttttaagaAAATTGAAGTTCAGTTTTTAAGAAAGGtggagtttaaaaaaaaacaatttcgacATTCCGCGAAATACAGTGCTTCTTCGATGTTATCACGGCGAAATCAAAATTCACCGTGATTTTGGCGGAATAgtaaaaatcgatttgtttttgtTGGATACAATTTGAATGTAAGATATTTTGCACTTTTCTGGCTCAATTAAATATGAATTCAAGACtcgaacaaacaaacaaaaaaagttagttcataatatttttctcatAGCATTTTCGTGAAATTTTCAGAAGTAATTACTCATGCAATGATTATTGAAATTTGATTCTGCCTACTCTGGTATAGTTAAGAGAGACTAATGCTGGTTTATgtgaaactttgaaaccacttcATTATTTTTGAATCGACATTCTGTGAACTGCAAACTGCCAACTGCTCTCGGCAATTTGAGCTTTGAAAAGATCTTCTTAGTTTTCAACTAGGCGTCTCACTCAAAACAACCGGAAAAGGAGGCGCACGACTAACATTCACTCAACTCCCCCTGTTGATAATTTATGAAAATTAGACgtatctgaaaatatttataaacagCACGCATCCAAGCTGCTTAATAAAAACATCAGTAACCTTTTATCAAGCCTATTCAAACTACTGCCTAAAATCCTAGATTTTGGACAGCACAAAAACAACTACAGAACCTGGCTACTCAACTTTACTCTACCTACATACATATAAAATACGGACGGTATAGAGGGTATTCGATCTTTTGGTAGTaatttaaatggaaacataacctatacTGAACATTCAATTCCATTTTACTAAGACGTTAAAAGACGTCCACTATTAGAAACGTTGAAATCAATCCAGGTCAGGAATCAGGATTAAAAACTCTACTTGTATGTCAGGAATCGACAGGACCACGAAGAACCGAAAGTTGATATCTgttgcaattttgaaatcaattgAAAACTTCTGTTTTCTACAATGCTGTGTAAAACtagaaaaatggtaaaaaatcacagaaaggttgtatgcaaagccacgaccgcaaggttgaagtagaatacttttacaagaaagataactcggctgcttgcgtgtcagtcattttttctagtaaataaacgttgaccgttcattggcagtattgtaatttctttatGTTTGATACATatatcattgaatatttttaaattttgtgcaaatgagaagttgaagtgctgcggagttgtaatatgcacattcaatacgacatcattaaacggaaacgaaacaaaggctacggttatgaaGAAcccgaatgacggcgcgatgcgattcgccttaccgtggtgaaatgtacagctctttttaaggcgaagtagagctatacatttcaccaCATTTCgccttgccgaatcgcatcgcgccgttatttgcgttctgcataaccgtagccaaacactaagcgacgcacgtaacacgtaataatagtcagagtatgtaCTCTATAGtataactttggattatagcgcagattataactttggattatagcgcaaaacgagaaaatattaactcttcaaatattcatttttgtttttcaaatttctgttgttcaatttaatatccgatgaaatgtctgtttattatctgatgaaggctcttatataggccaaatgatgcattcccaattcactaggtccataactctgccgaccgtgcttgggagagcaatcgtataacgaccaatcagaggtcgaattttgtgtttcgacaaggcttaaggattttcaatagtacaatagttcgaataataaaattgcacttTCATGCatctggtaggaatcttagaagattttctcaTCGAtggctgcaaaaacgaaggaaatccatcgaaaactaaccgattcattagcatttgaaattggacatatttctcactttttcagttttagattttcatttcacatccctatgtagccgaacttcctgagagaagtattctacttcaaaatgcaatCAGAACTTTTCGTGCTCTGTTATGCAGATATGACATTTAGATGAGGACTTATGGTATATCATGTGCGGAACCTTTTAGGCGCAGCTCAGACCTTTTGTTTCAGTAAACTGTTGTACCTTTTATAAATCTTTGTTTATGCAACGAAAATGATGAGAATTAAAAGTTAGAATTATTTTGCCTTTTATTACATCCCTTAGgagagttcaaaagttatgcttaTATTGCATGCACGACAGTAtataaatttcatcattttcgcAGTATTATATCCAAGGTAAATTAGACATGAGAGCATAAGGAATaaataaatggttcgatttctcctacctctagtagaaggcccttctccagcgtcccaaccagaggttggacacgtgttacctcgGGCTGCTTTGAcattgacctccgtactggtacttggtttcttcgatgcacttcccccatgctggtccttcgcgcgtttccgagcatcacgcttgtatttggcgttcatatattcagacatagcactgaatacacttccgatggatttctcaataaatgcagtaaatgcactcgtagtctcttacccgagaataataaaacacttccaagaaatgttgcactagtaaaaagacaatttccacgtgttgtaacgtgctggagcacgaaatctatgtctgtgatagggaaccttcacgttcacgaggcatgactggagaaacgcgtctgataatgcggtaaatttttaatgtctttttgtgcaaatcattgtactcagacaaaaacctgttttgaattggatgaaattttagtgaataaacgttaaccgtttgttattcaaagttggtcatgctgatcgcagcctttgcgctgcccctacagtggggggtttactaaataaagtaaaagtaaaaattagacaactacaacagaatttgattgcatcctgcacagaatgtctgcttgtgttgatgccagaaaattattaaccttcaattattttatttgccttgaaaaaagcattttgcggttcaaaatcggttgctaattacaacctttgagctgctctaacattgggggaattaagatacacggacaacatgcactgtggaagctatttcacattagtaaattcgacgggtgcgacagatttgaattgctaggatgcaacacagaatgcttgcttgcgttgacaaaaattattaactttcaatgacttgtttatttgccttgaaaaaggcattatgatttccaaaattggatttcctgatggcaatcttcatgctgccccaacatgaggggaataatggctgtctggcgacacacgttgAGAAAACCCGCGCttctcctgagacgtggtgaccaaccacagggctagtgctgctgctaaggaaggacgactgctgttgtcgctgtctagaactattatgagcggctccggctgaaacaggctcttatataggccaaatagcatgttttcaatcgcaaggtatatgatcctgtcgaccgtgcttgggaagcaagcatataacgaccaatcagaggtcgaatttttcgttttgacaaggcttgactattttcaatagtacaatagtgtgaataataaaattacaattatcttatttcgggaagaatcttagaagattttccaatctattgctgcaagaacgaaggaaatccatcgaatactaaccgatttattagcatttgaaattggacatatttttcactcttttcggttttagattttcatttcacatccctatgtagccgaacttcctgaaagaagtattctactttaaaaCTCCCCAATATACTTTTGAAATACCTGATCCTCGATACATATTTCTACTTGCAAGGTTAGGCCCAGAAACTGAAAATTGATGCAACTTTGCTATCCAAGATGGTGAATACCGATACCAAAAACTATGAGAAGCTGAAAAAagtagaagtttatatctgacacataaccgcataattgacGTAGGACAACGAGAATCTATCATTCAAACACACAACACAGTGAGCAAGAgggtagaaaactaaaattaccaCGTTCCATGTTACTTTCCAAACCCATTGGTTTAAATTTCATCACCGCGATATATATTCAGCACATAACATCCCCCTAGCCCCTCACGGCGAACGGAAATGTTGGTACCATTCATGTCTCGTTATGTCATAAATTGAGTTTTATCCTGTAGAGTAGAGGACAGACAGTGTGGCAACACTCGAGCTATCACCATCATATGTTAGAGTACTTTTTTCAAGCTTGTGGGCATTTCTGCATTTTGAAACGGCATatattgttttcttatttttcttatactgcccataattcaaaaattgactaatatgccattttttcCAAAATCGGGAAAACAGTTTCCCGTGATGGTAGACACCCTCAACAAGGTCCCTTGCGgtagccgattgtcaaaaaatgcattcgaGAAAGCAGCAAACGTggaacaattttggctaatatccaaaataattgaaaagttggctaatatccaatatgttttAATCTGCGGCACGTACACGAACCAGTGTGTTATTACTGTACTTGTAGCTTTCGAAAGTGTGTCGTAGCCTGGCGACTGGTAAACGATCGTAAAGTGCTAGcatcaaatttcactttttatacGAGGAATATTGTACTGcaaaacccaatgatcaaaacgcggAATGTTTCGTTCTCTCATGAATATTTACATTCTTAGAAATGCTATTAAGCTCTTCAATTAGAAGTAATATTTAAAAGGATTTAGATTTCATTTTGTATTTGATGAGATAAAACATGAGAGTGGATTGAGAGATTTTGTATATattaataatagttttttatattgttatattggaAGAAATAATTGAGTCGCCGTCCCTCTCGTCCTCACTTGTGCTcccgtgttgttttattaaaaaatttaaagccatTTGTATCGCCAACGAGCaggatataattcacatcgtatggatattagacgaattgcacaccggtttgtcAACAGACCTTTCGtttctgtttcaactcaacggcaaggttccagcgtATATGAAGGGTGTCATACTCAATAAAAAGTTGTAATGGACAGTCAAAATATTtagtaccgacaaaaaactttaaaatgcgtttAAACCACCACAAAATAAAGAATATCATTTTAACCTCGTGTCAATTTAGTCTATACCTACCACTATGTGTATAACCAAAAGAGAAAATCcattaatttttcaattgtagATTTGTTTATCATGAGAAGGACAGTGTTTGTATTGGAACAATTGCTCCAAACATCAAGTTCCAAACAACAATTTCCATTTTGTCTATCGGAACCAGTCTTCTGCAGCACAAGAAATgagcccaaaaaaaaaattaatcacaaTCCGATCTGATTGCCTTTCGCTTCTCCCGCCCTTTGCACCACGGAACACGGTTATCCACCAACACTCCAATTGAAATCTGACACTcacattttctttgttggtgGGGGAACATAGTCTCGAGATCCTTCTCATGCTTGATACGTTCTGGCTTCTGAAGCAGAAGCGCCTTCAGCAGAAGTGCCGCCGCAGCTGATCGTTTTCATTGCCTTAGAGGAAAAACCATCACCTTCATAAACGCAGAAGCAAGAATGACGAAACTTGAAAAAGTATATGCGCTTCATATGCTCTCGGAAGATATTTGAGAACTGCTGCTGGTGCTTCTGTTTCAGAAGCCAGATTGGAAATGAACGCGAGTCACATGCCTGTGCTGCTTTTATGCATGAAAATGAGAATGAGACCACGGGTACAGTTGGATGATTGATGAAAAAACCAGTCACGTGGTAGCCATGcagatgatggtgatgatgataatgatagtcccgccacatacccctacaaagtttTAAGCAGGACAATTTATTTCTAGACAATTAATTGTGTCATATtgaaatcagttatacaaaaaaacgAATTGATTTTACCTTTAGAtataaacattttcaaaaactgtttacttgattcacatcggtgAAAATGTGAAGAGCTATACTACGGTTATAGGCATAGTTTTCCCAGGTTAATGTTGGTCGATTTCCGTTTATCATCACCAAACAGTCTACCTTCATGTacattttcggaaaacttttaaaaataacattgtttgttccgaaaaacttcaaaaactataccaagtctgtttgtcccatcgataATATTCTAtacatatttgtcccactagattttttctattccaATTCTTACCACTAAACACTTATTCCCATACTCACTATTTAGGAGCACTAAAGACTTCTCCTTACAATATTTGGCTACATTTCGAACTTCAGGAATTCGGTACCGAGAACCGCTTTGCTTGATcatttaaatgcggtacgttcATATCTTTATTAGGGATACTCAAACCTTGTGAGCTGGTTTGTCATCAGAACGCATTACTTTTCCTGGCATAAGAAGATAAACGCACGAGATTCATACGAATTGATAGTTGAAACAGTTCTTTTGTTCGTAGCCAGAATGGTGAAAGCTTACCAACGTTCAAATATGATAGGACTGGGcaatctccaaaaaaaaaatcatctaataCTTATTCAG from Wyeomyia smithii strain HCP4-BCI-WySm-NY-G18 chromosome 3, ASM2978416v1, whole genome shotgun sequence encodes the following:
- the LOC129729236 gene encoding LOW QUALITY PROTEIN: merozoite surface protein 9-like (The sequence of the model RefSeq protein was modified relative to this genomic sequence to represent the inferred CDS: substituted 1 base at 1 genomic stop codon), giving the protein MGKKSEKSEERKDXKRSEKEEKLKEKREKERKKEKEKSEERKMIEEEKVRREKDEERKK